In a genomic window of Nostoc sp. UHCC 0870:
- the fusA gene encoding elongation factor G → MARTNPLEKVRNIGIAAHIDAGKTTTTERILFYSGIIHKIGEVHEGTAVTDWMDQERERGITITAAAISTSWKDYQINIIDTPGHVDFTIEVERSMRVLDGVIAVFCSVGGVQPQSETVWRQADRYKVPRIAFINKMDRTGANFYRVHEQMRDRLRANAIAIQLPIGSENDFKGIVDLVSKRAYIYNNDQGTDIEETDIPADLEEQVEEYYTKLVEAVSETDDALMTKYFDGEALTQEEIRAALRKGTIAGTIVPVLCGSAFKNKGVQLMLDAVVDYLPAPTEVPPIQGTLLNGDTVERHADDNEPLAALAFKIMADPYGRLTFVRVYSGVLKKGSYVLNATKNKKERISRLVLMKADDRQDVDELRAGDLGAALGLKDTLTGDTITEEGSPVILESLFIPEPVISVAVEPKTKNDMDKLSKALQSLSEEDPTFRVNVDPETNQTVIAGMGELHLEILVDRMLREFKVEANVGAPQVAYRETIRKTVTNVEGKFIRQSGGKGQYGHVVINLEPGEPGTGFEFVSKIVGGVVPKEYIGPAEQGMKESCESGILAGYPLIDVKATLVHGSYHDVDSSEMAFKIAGSMALKEAVLKASPVLLEPMMKVEVEVPEDYIGNVIGDLISRRGQIESQSTEQGLAKVASKVPLATMFGYATDIRSKTQGRGIFSMEFSHYEEVPRSVAETIIAKSKGNA, encoded by the coding sequence GTGGCACGTACTAACCCGCTAGAGAAAGTACGCAATATTGGTATTGCGGCGCATATAGATGCGGGCAAAACCACGACGACAGAGAGAATATTATTTTACTCTGGAATAATTCATAAAATTGGTGAGGTTCACGAAGGAACTGCTGTAACCGACTGGATGGATCAAGAGCGGGAGCGGGGAATTACCATAACTGCTGCGGCGATAAGTACCAGTTGGAAAGATTATCAAATTAACATTATCGATACTCCAGGTCACGTAGACTTCACAATTGAAGTTGAACGTTCAATGCGGGTTTTGGATGGTGTAATTGCGGTTTTTTGCTCTGTGGGTGGTGTACAACCCCAATCAGAGACAGTATGGCGGCAAGCAGACCGTTACAAAGTGCCTCGGATTGCCTTCATCAACAAGATGGATCGCACAGGAGCGAACTTCTATAGAGTTCACGAGCAAATGCGCGATCGCCTGCGGGCAAATGCCATTGCCATTCAGTTGCCAATTGGTAGCGAAAACGACTTCAAGGGCATTGTAGACTTGGTGAGTAAGCGTGCATACATTTACAACAACGACCAAGGTACAGATATTGAAGAAACAGATATCCCGGCGGATTTAGAAGAGCAAGTCGAAGAGTACTACACCAAGCTGGTGGAAGCAGTATCAGAAACAGATGACGCTCTGATGACTAAGTACTTCGATGGCGAAGCACTGACACAAGAGGAAATCCGGGCTGCCCTGCGGAAAGGTACAATCGCTGGCACAATCGTACCTGTACTTTGCGGTTCTGCCTTTAAAAACAAAGGCGTGCAGCTAATGTTGGATGCAGTTGTAGATTACCTACCAGCACCAACAGAAGTACCCCCCATTCAAGGCACACTCCTCAATGGCGACACTGTAGAGCGTCATGCCGATGATAACGAACCCCTAGCGGCTCTGGCATTCAAGATTATGGCTGACCCCTACGGTCGCCTCACCTTTGTTCGTGTTTATTCTGGCGTGCTGAAAAAAGGTAGCTACGTCTTAAATGCTACTAAGAACAAAAAAGAACGGATTTCCCGTTTAGTTCTGATGAAGGCAGATGACCGTCAAGATGTAGATGAACTAAGAGCGGGTGACTTGGGGGCTGCGCTGGGATTAAAAGACACATTAACAGGCGATACTATTACTGAAGAAGGCTCGCCAGTAATTCTAGAATCCCTATTTATTCCAGAGCCTGTGATCTCGGTAGCGGTTGAACCCAAAACCAAGAACGACATGGATAAATTATCCAAAGCTCTGCAATCTCTTTCCGAAGAAGACCCAACCTTCCGCGTCAACGTTGACCCAGAAACCAACCAAACTGTAATTGCCGGGATGGGAGAACTCCACCTAGAAATTCTCGTAGACCGGATGTTACGTGAATTCAAAGTGGAAGCGAACGTTGGTGCGCCACAAGTAGCCTACCGCGAAACGATTCGTAAAACTGTCACCAACGTGGAAGGTAAGTTCATCCGTCAAAGTGGTGGTAAAGGTCAATACGGTCACGTTGTCATCAATTTAGAACCAGGAGAACCCGGTACAGGCTTTGAGTTCGTCTCTAAAATTGTCGGCGGCGTAGTACCTAAAGAGTACATAGGCCCCGCCGAGCAAGGTATGAAAGAAAGCTGTGAATCTGGTATTTTAGCTGGATATCCACTAATTGACGTGAAAGCAACGCTAGTTCATGGCTCTTACCACGATGTGGACTCTTCGGAAATGGCTTTCAAAATTGCCGGTTCAATGGCACTGAAAGAAGCTGTGCTTAAAGCTTCACCAGTTCTGTTAGAACCTATGATGAAAGTCGAGGTGGAAGTTCCTGAAGACTATATCGGGAACGTCATTGGCGACCTCATCTCCCGCCGGGGGCAGATTGAAAGCCAAAGCACTGAACAGGGACTCGCTAAAGTGGCATCAAAAGTACCACTGGCGACTATGTTTGGCTACGCTACAGATATCCGGTCGAAAACCCAAGGGCGGGGTATCTTCTCTATGGAGTTTAGCCACTATGAGGAAGTGCCTCGCAGCGTGGCTGAAACTATCATCGCAAAAAGCAAAGGGAACGCTTAA
- the rpsG gene encoding 30S ribosomal protein S7, whose product MSRRGVIQRRPVPPDSVYNSRLVSMIIRRIMRHGKKSLAARIVYEALKTVEERTGANALEVFERAVRNATPLVEVKARRVGGATYQVPMEVRTERGTTLALRWLVQFSRSRPGRTMASRLANELLDAANESGNAIRKREETHRMAEANKAFAHYRY is encoded by the coding sequence ATGTCTCGTCGTGGTGTTATTCAAAGGCGGCCAGTTCCGCCTGACTCTGTATACAACAGTCGGCTTGTAAGTATGATCATCCGACGGATAATGCGTCATGGCAAAAAATCACTTGCTGCCCGCATTGTGTATGAAGCCTTAAAAACTGTAGAGGAACGTACAGGAGCTAATGCACTAGAAGTATTTGAAAGAGCTGTGCGGAATGCAACACCTCTAGTAGAAGTTAAAGCTCGCCGAGTAGGTGGAGCAACCTATCAAGTACCAATGGAAGTGCGTACAGAACGGGGTACTACCCTAGCATTGCGCTGGTTAGTACAATTTTCTCGGTCTAGACCCGGACGGACAATGGCTAGCAGATTAGCTAATGAATTACTAGATGCAGCCAATGAAAGCGGGAATGCTATTCGCAAACGGGAAGAAACACACCGGATGGCGGAAGCAAACAAAGCTTTTGCCCACTATCGTTACTAA
- the rpsL gene encoding 30S ribosomal protein S12 yields the protein MPTIQQLIRSEREKARQKTKSPALKQCPQRRGVCTRVYTTTPKKPNSALRKVARVRLTSGFEVTAYIPGIGHNLQEHSVVMLRGGRVKDLPGVRYHIIRGTLDTAGVKDRKQGRSKYGTKRPKEAKK from the coding sequence ATGCCAACAATACAGCAATTAATACGTAGTGAACGCGAAAAAGCGCGTCAGAAAACCAAGTCTCCTGCTCTCAAACAATGCCCTCAACGTCGGGGTGTTTGTACTAGAGTATACACGACCACACCTAAAAAACCTAACTCGGCTCTACGGAAAGTAGCAAGAGTAAGACTAACCTCTGGGTTTGAAGTAACAGCTTATATTCCCGGAATCGGTCACAATTTACAAGAACACTCAGTTGTAATGCTTCGTGGTGGTCGGGTTAAGGATCTACCTGGTGTGAGATACCACATCATTCGCGGCACTTTGGACACAGCCGGAGTGAAAGATCGCAAGCAAGGTCGTTCCAAATATGGAACTAAGCGACCAAAAGAAGCGAAAAAATAA
- a CDS encoding HesB/IscA family protein, with protein MIHLSPAAVSEISRLQAKQQPNTHFRLSVKPGGCSGWFYDLSFDKQMGVGDRLFDIDSFQVVIDAESCNYVDGLVIDYSEDLMGGGFRFHNPQSVATCGCGNSFSTTTPSVF; from the coding sequence ATGATTCATTTAAGCCCAGCCGCAGTCAGTGAAATCAGTCGCTTACAGGCAAAACAGCAACCAAACACACATTTTAGGTTATCCGTTAAACCAGGTGGCTGTTCTGGTTGGTTTTACGATCTGTCTTTTGATAAACAAATGGGAGTAGGCGATCGCCTTTTTGACATTGACAGTTTTCAAGTGGTCATAGATGCTGAAAGTTGTAACTACGTTGATGGTCTAGTCATAGACTATTCAGAGGATCTAATGGGGGGTGGTTTTCGCTTCCATAATCCTCAATCCGTTGCTACCTGTGGCTGTGGTAACTCCTTTTCCACCACTACACCATCTGTGTTTTAA
- a CDS encoding cupin domain-containing protein, translating to MVQHQENTKTNTLSLPTAIANRSIAATELRPWGAFTVLEEGRGYKIKRIEVKPGHRLSLQMHHHRSEHWIVVSGTARVVCGDQEILLGNNQSTYVPQCTAHRLENPGVIPLVLIEVQNGEYLGEDDIIRYQDDYARTAN from the coding sequence ATGGTTCAACATCAAGAAAATACCAAGACTAACACTTTGTCCTTGCCTACTGCGATCGCAAACCGGAGTATTGCTGCAACTGAACTACGTCCTTGGGGTGCTTTCACCGTTTTAGAAGAAGGGCGTGGCTACAAAATTAAGCGAATTGAAGTTAAGCCAGGACACCGCCTCAGCCTTCAAATGCACCATCACCGCAGTGAACACTGGATTGTTGTTTCTGGTACTGCTAGGGTAGTTTGCGGTGATCAAGAAATATTACTTGGTAATAATCAGTCAACATACGTACCTCAGTGTACAGCTCACCGTCTCGAAAATCCTGGAGTCATTCCTTTGGTGCTGATTGAAGTCCAAAATGGTGAATACTTAGGCGAAGATGATATTATTCGCTACCAAGATGATTATGCCCGTACTGCAAATTAA